One stretch of Micromonospora echinospora DNA includes these proteins:
- a CDS encoding MFS transporter — translation MLRRALPARPEARRILLGTLFSAVGRGLTLPFLFIYLTDVRGLTDTRAGLVIGWFGAVTLALSPLAGTFIDRFGARRVVLPCLVIEAIGTGSLALVDSTASAFGVMTLVAVGSSAIWAGQNTILASLTGDGERQRVFGLNFALLNLGIGTGGLISGAVVDVARPITFEAIYLLDAVSYLTPALILLTLPHVGRRPVAAAGATAADRRTGGYLTVLRDRPFRRLVIFGLVLTTCGYAQIEVGFAAYSVRVVEVTPRVVAWALAANTVMIVLSQLLVIRRLEGRSRTGALAAVGAVFAGAWLVLGAAGVVGSGNALLAALGVVACSAIFGFGETMLSPVMPALTNALATDELRGRYNAMSSMIFGISGVVGPVTAGPLIGAAHGRVWVAVVVGGCLAASVLALSLRPLLTAAQDGRLTAVATPEPEPARTT, via the coding sequence ATGCTGCGCCGCGCCCTGCCCGCCCGTCCCGAAGCCCGCCGGATCCTCCTCGGCACCCTGTTCTCCGCTGTCGGGCGCGGCCTCACGCTGCCGTTCCTGTTCATCTATCTCACCGACGTACGCGGCCTGACCGACACCCGGGCCGGGCTGGTGATCGGCTGGTTCGGCGCGGTCACGCTGGCCCTCTCGCCGCTGGCCGGCACGTTCATCGACCGGTTCGGCGCGCGCCGGGTCGTGTTGCCGTGCCTGGTGATCGAGGCGATCGGCACCGGCTCGCTGGCGCTCGTCGACTCGACCGCCTCGGCGTTCGGCGTGATGACGCTGGTCGCTGTGGGCAGCTCGGCGATCTGGGCGGGGCAGAACACGATCCTCGCCTCGCTCACCGGTGACGGCGAGCGGCAGCGCGTCTTCGGCCTCAACTTCGCGCTGCTCAACCTCGGCATCGGCACGGGCGGCCTGATCTCCGGCGCGGTGGTCGACGTGGCCCGTCCGATCACGTTCGAGGCGATCTACCTGCTGGACGCGGTGAGCTACCTGACGCCGGCCCTGATCCTGCTGACGCTGCCGCACGTGGGGCGCCGGCCGGTCGCGGCCGCGGGGGCGACGGCCGCCGACCGGAGGACCGGCGGCTATCTCACGGTGCTGCGGGACCGGCCGTTCCGCCGCCTTGTCATCTTCGGCCTGGTGCTCACCACCTGCGGGTACGCGCAGATCGAGGTGGGCTTCGCGGCGTACTCGGTGCGGGTGGTCGAGGTGACGCCCCGGGTGGTGGCGTGGGCGCTCGCGGCGAACACCGTGATGATCGTGCTCTCCCAGCTGCTGGTGATCCGGCGGCTGGAAGGGCGCAGCCGGACCGGCGCGCTGGCCGCTGTGGGCGCGGTCTTCGCCGGTGCCTGGCTGGTGCTCGGCGCGGCGGGCGTGGTGGGCAGCGGCAACGCGCTGCTCGCGGCGCTCGGCGTGGTGGCCTGCTCGGCGATCTTCGGGTTCGGCGAGACGATGCTGTCGCCGGTCATGCCCGCCCTGACGAACGCGCTCGCCACCGACGAGCTGCGCGGCCGGTACAACGCGATGAGTTCGATGATCTTCGGGATCAGCGGCGTCGTCGGCCCGGTCACCGCCGGTCCGCTGATCGGGGCGGCGCACGGCCGGGTGTGGGTGGCCGTGGTGGTGGGCGGCTGCCTGGCCGCCTCGGTGCTCGCGCTGTCGCTGCGTCCGCTGCTCACCGCCGCGCAGGACGGCCGCCTGACGGCCGTCGCGACGCCGGAGCCCGAGCCCGCCCGGACGACCTGA
- a CDS encoding bifunctional metallophosphatase/5'-nucleotidase has product MSVTGMRRRAVVGLAALAATAFTAVAVTPDQAEARPKPVDVQLLAINDFHGNLEPPSGSSGTIDGQPAGGAEYLASHLKAMRAAAKNQGKGTVTVAAGDLIGASPLLSAAFHDEPTIEEMNLAGLEFASVGNHEFDEGAAELLRMQRGGCHPVDGCADGTPFGGAKFKYLSANAFKTSTGLPLMQPFGIKIVKGVPIGFIGMTLEGTPNIVSQQGVAGLRFTDEADTANKYAKILRLLGVKSIVVLLHEGGVQNGGGINDCTGFSGPIVDIANRMDPSIDVIVSGHTHAAYNCNINGKLVTSASSFGRLVTQIDLKIDPRTRDVVTASANNVVVTRDVEKDPASTALINRYKTALGPVADRVVGETTAAITKTQENLYQTGVDANGNPTYQTGESPLGNLIADAQLAATDTEQNAVAAFMNPGGVRADLDAGPVTYAEAFTVQPFANNLVTLNLTGAQLYCMLEQQFTVARVLYASSTVNYVVDVNGTTAPAGTPCAGTRVVRGSLTINGTPVTDTATYRVTVNNFLAGGGDGFSVLTGGTNAVTGQIDLDAFTAYLTEKSPVSPPALDRIRTTTEVAAG; this is encoded by the coding sequence ATGTCCGTCACCGGGATGCGACGCCGGGCCGTAGTCGGCCTGGCCGCACTCGCCGCGACCGCGTTCACCGCTGTCGCCGTCACCCCCGACCAGGCCGAGGCGCGCCCGAAGCCGGTCGACGTCCAGTTGCTCGCGATCAACGACTTCCACGGCAACCTGGAGCCGCCGAGCGGGTCCAGCGGCACCATCGACGGCCAGCCGGCCGGTGGCGCGGAATACCTGGCCAGCCACCTGAAGGCGATGCGCGCCGCCGCCAAGAATCAGGGCAAGGGCACCGTCACCGTGGCCGCGGGTGACCTGATCGGCGCGTCCCCGCTGCTCTCCGCCGCGTTCCACGACGAGCCGACCATCGAGGAGATGAACCTCGCCGGGCTGGAGTTCGCGAGCGTCGGCAACCACGAGTTCGACGAGGGCGCGGCCGAGCTGCTGCGCATGCAGCGCGGCGGCTGCCACCCGGTGGACGGCTGCGCCGACGGCACGCCGTTCGGTGGCGCCAAGTTCAAGTACCTCTCGGCGAACGCGTTCAAGACCTCCACCGGCCTGCCGCTGATGCAGCCGTTCGGCATCAAGATCGTCAAGGGCGTGCCGATCGGCTTCATCGGGATGACCCTCGAGGGCACCCCGAACATCGTCAGCCAGCAGGGCGTCGCCGGGCTGCGGTTCACCGACGAGGCCGACACCGCCAACAAGTACGCCAAGATCCTGCGCCTGCTCGGGGTGAAGAGCATCGTCGTGCTGCTGCACGAGGGTGGCGTGCAGAACGGCGGCGGCATCAACGACTGCACCGGGTTCAGCGGCCCGATCGTCGACATCGCCAACCGGATGGACCCGTCCATCGACGTGATCGTCAGCGGGCACACCCACGCCGCGTACAACTGCAACATCAACGGCAAGCTGGTCACCAGCGCCAGCTCGTTCGGCCGCCTGGTCACCCAGATCGACCTGAAGATCGACCCGCGTACCCGGGACGTGGTCACCGCGTCCGCGAACAACGTGGTGGTCACCCGGGACGTCGAGAAGGACCCGGCCTCGACCGCGCTGATCAACCGGTACAAGACCGCGCTCGGCCCGGTGGCCGACCGGGTGGTCGGCGAGACCACCGCCGCGATCACCAAGACCCAGGAGAACCTGTACCAGACCGGGGTCGATGCCAACGGCAATCCGACGTACCAGACCGGTGAGTCGCCGCTGGGCAACCTGATCGCCGACGCCCAGCTCGCCGCCACCGACACCGAGCAGAACGCGGTCGCCGCGTTCATGAACCCCGGTGGTGTCCGCGCCGACCTCGACGCCGGCCCGGTCACCTACGCCGAGGCGTTCACCGTGCAGCCGTTCGCCAACAACCTGGTGACGCTCAACCTGACCGGCGCGCAGCTCTACTGCATGCTGGAGCAGCAGTTCACAGTGGCGCGCGTGCTCTATGCGTCCTCGACCGTCAACTACGTCGTGGACGTCAACGGCACCACCGCGCCGGCCGGCACGCCGTGCGCGGGCACCCGGGTGGTCCGGGGCAGCCTCACCATCAACGGCACTCCGGTGACTGACACCGCCACCTACCGGGTCACCGTGAACAACTTCCTCGCCGGTGGCGGCGACGGCTTCAGCGTCCTGACCGGCGGCACCAACGCGGTGACCGGCCAGATCGACCTGGACGCCTTCACCGCGTACCTGACCGAGAAGTCGCCGGTGTCCCCGCCGGCGCTGGACCGGATCCGCACCACCACCGAGGTCGCCGCCGGCTGA
- a CDS encoding histone deacetylase, whose amino-acid sequence MLWYVAYGSNLHAARLDWYLRGGRPPGGLRTYPGCRDCRPPRRTVPALIPGGVYFAGESRAWTGGMAFYDPQLPGRAAARGYLVTVEQFADIAAQEMYRPPGADLAGIRVAAETGRAKLGPGRYETLLRVGVRDGLPMLTFTAPHRAVEVPWTRPAPLYLGMLARGLREAHGWDSARIVGYLAGRPGVAGRWTRRALRGLVGATHTGPSNRPSGAPVEFGQSAADVDPSDVNDRSAHDGCPPGADSGEDGCQRKEFRVT is encoded by the coding sequence ATGCTCTGGTACGTCGCGTACGGCTCGAACCTGCACGCCGCCCGGCTCGACTGGTACCTGCGTGGCGGGCGCCCACCGGGCGGGCTGCGCACGTACCCCGGCTGCCGGGACTGCCGGCCACCGCGCCGGACGGTTCCGGCGCTGATCCCCGGCGGGGTCTACTTCGCGGGCGAGTCGCGGGCCTGGACCGGCGGCATGGCGTTCTACGACCCGCAACTGCCCGGCCGGGCGGCGGCGCGCGGCTACCTGGTGACCGTCGAGCAGTTCGCCGACATCGCCGCGCAGGAGATGTACCGGCCGCCCGGCGCCGACCTGGCCGGGATCCGCGTGGCGGCCGAGACCGGGCGGGCGAAGCTCGGGCCGGGCCGCTACGAGACGTTGCTGCGGGTCGGCGTCCGGGACGGGCTGCCGATGCTCACGTTCACCGCGCCGCACCGCGCGGTGGAGGTGCCGTGGACCCGGCCCGCCCCGCTCTATCTCGGGATGCTGGCGCGCGGTCTGCGGGAGGCGCACGGCTGGGACTCCGCGCGGATCGTCGGCTATCTGGCGGGCCGTCCGGGAGTCGCCGGGCGGTGGACCCGGCGGGCGCTGCGCGGGCTCGTCGGCGCCACGCACACCGGGCCGTCGAACCGGCCCTCCGGGGCTCCGGTCGAATTCGGACAGTCCGCTGCGGATGTCGATCCGTCGGACGTGAACGACCGTTCGGCTCACGATGGGTGTCCGCCAGGTGCGGATTCCGGTGAGGACGGTTGCCAGCGCAAGGAATTCCGCGTGACATGA
- a CDS encoding phosphodiesterase, translated as MLIAQLSDPHVTTGPLAAAPASGLHRALGAVLALRPRPDCVVITGDLTANGRPDEYLALREIVGAFPLPVHLATGNHDDRESLLDTFGGTPYLAGGFSAHYHVDLPDATLVVLDSLTPGSPGGRLGDEQLAWLDGVLAGRTDAPAVVCLHHPPVAVGVPGMDAMGLADADALAAVVSRHPHVVRVAAGHLHRPVTSAFAGTVLTTAPSTWIQVSLTMTDEEEPGFVAEPTAFLLHVIADGGCVTHTVQVSHAAGRTCWF; from the coding sequence ATGCTCATCGCCCAGCTCAGCGACCCGCACGTGACCACCGGCCCGCTCGCGGCCGCTCCGGCGTCGGGGTTGCACCGGGCGCTCGGCGCGGTGCTCGCGCTGCGTCCCCGGCCCGACTGCGTGGTGATCACCGGCGATCTGACCGCCAACGGCCGGCCGGACGAATACCTCGCGCTGCGCGAGATCGTCGGCGCCTTCCCGCTGCCGGTGCACCTGGCCACCGGCAACCACGACGACCGCGAGTCGCTGCTCGACACGTTCGGCGGCACCCCCTACCTGGCCGGCGGCTTCTCGGCGCACTACCACGTCGACCTGCCGGACGCGACGCTCGTGGTGCTCGACTCGCTCACCCCGGGCAGCCCCGGCGGACGGCTCGGCGACGAGCAGCTCGCCTGGCTCGACGGCGTGCTCGCCGGGCGTACCGACGCGCCCGCCGTCGTGTGCCTGCACCATCCGCCGGTCGCGGTGGGCGTACCGGGCATGGACGCGATGGGTCTCGCCGACGCCGACGCGCTCGCCGCCGTGGTCAGCCGTCACCCCCATGTCGTACGCGTCGCCGCGGGGCACCTGCACCGCCCGGTGACGAGCGCGTTCGCCGGTACGGTGCTGACCACCGCGCCGAGCACCTGGATCCAGGTGAGCCTGACCATGACCGACGAGGAGGAGCCCGGGTTCGTCGCCGAGCCGACCGCCTTCCTGCTGCACGTGATCGCCGACGGCGGCTGCGTGACACACACCGTCCAGGTCAGCCACGCCGCCGGGCGCACCTGCTGGTTCTGA
- a CDS encoding GGDEF domain-containing protein, giving the protein MDHERVLRDITVRLPTASTVPEACQWTVAALARHTPATAAVLLRVHDRLRCVAATGAWQVFSHVPATVDAPARHRPEPSVVRRVYASGVTAVVPDVSADPDYLPVRPDVTAELCVPVRDPAGRPIGVLDLQWSEPVPLAAWRETAELVADRLGGRIAALGGSPAESRSEKLLRHAAAFTAAPTDWDLMTAALAAARDVSELSAAVLVLTGRSGPRLGAPTDTPGELETRIRAELAEAGPAALDRVIDRAHRYGSAYTLGEAGHPPTEEYLPLTRAGARTLVAVPVGTVAAGGVLLVADERLLRPDPTTVNLIELLAGQAWTCLDRLRTLARLREQASSDPLTGLRHTGPFGQRIATATPGRTALLAIDVDGFKDVNDTYGHQAGDRLLVGLARALEGALRQGDELYRTGGDEFVAVIEVSRPEEAVRIAERLTEAARRTGRTISVGIALPRPGESPERTLHRADQALYAVKRHGRDGVHLSAA; this is encoded by the coding sequence GTGGATCACGAGCGAGTCCTCCGCGACATCACGGTGCGCCTGCCCACGGCGTCCACCGTCCCGGAGGCGTGCCAGTGGACCGTCGCCGCGCTCGCCCGGCACACCCCGGCGACCGCTGCCGTCCTGCTCCGGGTCCACGACCGTCTGCGCTGCGTCGCCGCCACCGGCGCGTGGCAGGTCTTCTCGCACGTCCCGGCGACCGTTGACGCGCCCGCCCGCCACCGCCCCGAACCCTCGGTGGTGCGGCGGGTCTACGCCTCCGGCGTGACAGCCGTCGTGCCCGACGTGAGCGCCGACCCCGACTACCTGCCGGTCCGGCCGGACGTCACAGCGGAACTCTGCGTGCCGGTACGCGACCCGGCCGGCCGGCCCATCGGCGTGCTCGACCTGCAGTGGAGCGAGCCCGTCCCGCTCGCGGCGTGGCGGGAGACCGCCGAGCTGGTGGCCGACCGCCTCGGCGGGCGGATCGCCGCGCTCGGCGGGTCACCGGCCGAGAGCCGCAGCGAGAAGCTGCTCCGGCACGCCGCCGCGTTCACCGCCGCCCCGACCGACTGGGACCTGATGACCGCCGCGCTCGCCGCAGCCCGGGACGTGTCCGAACTCTCCGCCGCCGTGCTGGTCCTCACCGGCCGGAGCGGCCCACGCCTCGGCGCGCCCACCGACACCCCCGGCGAGCTGGAGACACGCATCCGCGCCGAGCTGGCCGAGGCCGGCCCGGCCGCGCTGGACCGCGTGATCGACCGGGCCCACCGGTACGGCTCGGCGTACACGCTGGGCGAGGCGGGGCACCCGCCGACCGAGGAGTACCTGCCGCTGACCCGGGCGGGCGCGCGCACCCTGGTGGCGGTGCCGGTCGGCACGGTGGCCGCCGGTGGCGTGCTGCTCGTCGCCGACGAGCGGCTGCTGCGCCCCGACCCGACCACTGTCAACCTGATCGAACTGCTCGCCGGGCAGGCATGGACCTGCCTGGACCGGCTGCGTACGCTCGCCCGGCTGCGCGAGCAGGCCAGCTCCGACCCGCTCACCGGGCTGCGGCACACCGGCCCGTTCGGGCAGCGGATCGCCACCGCCACGCCGGGGCGTACCGCGCTGCTGGCGATCGACGTGGACGGGTTCAAGGACGTCAACGACACGTACGGCCACCAGGCCGGCGACCGGCTGCTGGTGGGGCTGGCCCGGGCCCTCGAAGGCGCGCTGCGCCAGGGCGACGAGCTGTACCGGACCGGCGGGGACGAGTTCGTGGCGGTGATCGAGGTGAGCCGCCCGGAGGAGGCGGTCCGGATCGCCGAACGGCTCACCGAGGCGGCCCGCCGGACCGGCCGGACGATCAGCGTCGGCATCGCGCTGCCGAGGCCCGGCGAGTCCCCCGAGCGCACCCTGCACCGAGCCGACCAGGCGCTGTACGCGGTCAAGCGCCACGGCCGAGACGGCGTCCACCTCTCCGCCGCCTGA
- a CDS encoding peptidase M23, with protein sequence MIDTRRRLGTATAILLVAAVIGTVPDGAQAAPADDVTTVVRHKLIEEAVVAADQEMRAAGLADTRVTVTRRDGRAWAFGTAVLVAPQKEGLHPSGWIFIARQQRGDWQVALEGEATFADLAAAAPASVLARGERDAFTTRGTLSANGDYRTGMRLPFALGQSWTLRGGPHGWSGSPRPFSSIDLFGGDQRVLAVRAGTAYTMCKGWIRVVHDRGYTTDYYHLWNNINVDGASVSAGSYLGDTGTDITCGGSASSRHVHLGFRQNGAYVAIATHNLGKWVPREGSTAYEGYALHGSKRVNVGGSLYNYGALGFTEGIVDSYGGTSVSRRSGPGTGYGVVGSIADGATAAIACSSSGTSVTGRWGASTLWNKLTDGTWIPDAYLYTGSANPVNGSC encoded by the coding sequence ATGATCGATACGCGACGCCGACTCGGCACCGCCACCGCGATCCTGCTCGTTGCCGCAGTGATCGGCACCGTGCCGGACGGCGCCCAGGCCGCACCGGCCGACGACGTCACCACCGTCGTACGACACAAGCTGATCGAGGAAGCCGTGGTCGCGGCCGACCAGGAGATGCGCGCTGCCGGGTTGGCGGACACCCGGGTGACAGTCACCCGCCGCGACGGCCGGGCCTGGGCCTTCGGCACCGCCGTGCTCGTCGCCCCGCAGAAGGAAGGGCTGCACCCGTCCGGCTGGATCTTCATCGCCCGCCAGCAACGCGGCGACTGGCAGGTCGCTCTGGAGGGCGAGGCCACCTTCGCCGACCTGGCCGCGGCAGCCCCCGCGTCCGTCCTCGCCCGTGGAGAGCGGGACGCGTTCACCACCCGTGGCACGCTGTCCGCCAACGGGGACTACCGCACCGGCATGCGCCTGCCGTTCGCCCTCGGCCAGTCGTGGACCCTCAGGGGTGGCCCACACGGCTGGTCCGGCTCCCCGCGACCGTTCAGCTCGATCGACCTGTTCGGCGGTGACCAGCGAGTGCTGGCCGTGCGTGCCGGCACCGCGTACACGATGTGCAAGGGCTGGATCCGGGTGGTCCACGACAGGGGCTACACCACCGACTACTACCACCTGTGGAACAACATCAACGTCGACGGGGCGTCGGTCAGCGCGGGCTCCTACCTCGGCGACACCGGCACCGACATCACCTGCGGCGGCTCCGCCAGCAGCCGGCACGTGCACCTGGGATTCCGGCAGAACGGCGCGTACGTGGCGATCGCCACCCACAATCTGGGCAAGTGGGTGCCGAGAGAGGGCAGCACGGCCTACGAGGGCTACGCGCTGCACGGCTCGAAACGGGTCAACGTCGGCGGATCGCTGTACAACTACGGGGCGCTCGGATTCACCGAGGGCATCGTCGACAGCTACGGGGGCACGTCGGTCAGCCGGCGGTCCGGGCCGGGCACCGGGTACGGGGTCGTCGGCTCGATCGCGGACGGCGCCACGGCGGCCATCGCCTGCTCGTCGAGCGGCACCTCCGTGACCGGCCGATGGGGCGCCAGCACGCTGTGGAACAAGCTCACCGACGGCACCTGGATCCCCGACGCGTACCTGTACACCGGATCGGCCAACCCGGTCAACGGTTCGTGCTGA
- a CDS encoding aspartate-semialdehyde dehydrogenase: MASLPTLAVVGATGAVGTVMCQILSSRRNVWGEIRLLASERSAGRRVQCRGEELTVQALTADALDGVDVAMFDVPDDVSAQWAPVAVSRGAVVVDNSGAFRMDRDVPLVVPEINPDQVRNRPRGIIANANCTTLAMIVAIAPLHREYGLRELVLASYQAVSGAGQAGVDALHLQLGKIAGDRVLGSRAGDVRQAVGDELGPFPAPLALNVVPWAGSLADDGWSTEEMKLRNESRKILGLPDLKVSATCVRVPVVTGHSVAVHAVFATEVDAESAREVVRNAPGVILVDDPASGEFPMPIDAVGTDPSWVGRIRRSVDDPRALDLFVTGDNLRKGAALNTAQIAELLAKDLTRP, encoded by the coding sequence GTGGCGTCGCTGCCCACCCTCGCCGTGGTCGGGGCGACAGGTGCCGTCGGCACGGTGATGTGCCAGATCCTCTCCTCCCGGCGCAACGTCTGGGGCGAGATCCGGCTGCTCGCCTCCGAGCGCTCGGCCGGCCGGCGCGTGCAGTGCCGGGGCGAGGAGCTGACCGTCCAGGCCCTCACCGCCGACGCCCTCGACGGCGTCGACGTGGCCATGTTCGATGTGCCGGACGACGTATCGGCGCAGTGGGCCCCGGTCGCGGTCTCGCGCGGCGCGGTGGTCGTCGACAACTCCGGCGCGTTCCGGATGGACCGCGACGTGCCGCTCGTCGTCCCCGAGATCAACCCCGACCAGGTACGCAACCGGCCCCGGGGCATCATCGCCAACGCCAACTGCACGACGCTGGCGATGATCGTGGCGATCGCCCCGCTGCATCGCGAGTACGGCCTGCGCGAGCTGGTGCTCGCGTCGTACCAGGCGGTGTCCGGGGCGGGGCAGGCCGGCGTGGACGCGCTGCACCTGCAGCTCGGCAAGATCGCCGGGGATCGGGTGCTCGGCTCCCGCGCCGGTGACGTGCGCCAGGCCGTCGGTGACGAGCTGGGTCCGTTCCCGGCGCCGTTGGCGCTCAACGTCGTACCGTGGGCGGGCTCGCTGGCCGACGACGGCTGGTCCACCGAGGAGATGAAGCTCCGCAACGAGTCCCGCAAGATCCTCGGGCTGCCCGACCTCAAGGTCTCCGCCACCTGCGTACGGGTGCCGGTGGTGACCGGCCACTCGGTCGCCGTGCACGCCGTCTTCGCCACCGAGGTGGACGCCGAGAGCGCCCGGGAGGTGGTGCGCAACGCGCCGGGCGTGATCCTGGTCGACGACCCGGCGTCCGGGGAGTTCCCGATGCCGATCGACGCGGTCGGCACCGACCCCTCCTGGGTGGGCCGCATCCGACGCTCGGTGGACGACCCCCGCGCCCTGGACCTCTTCGTGACCGGCGACAACCTCCGCAAGGGCGCCGCCCTCAACACCGCCCAGATCGCCGAACTGCTGGCCAAGGATCTGACGCGCCCCTGA
- a CDS encoding aspartate kinase yields MALVVQKYGGSSVANAERIKRVAERIVAARKAGDDVVVVVSAMGDTTDELLDLANQVSPLPPGRELDMLLTAGERISMALLAMAIHNLGYEARSFTGSQAGVITTSVHGRARIIDVTPGRLKGALDEGAVVIVAGFQGVSQDTKDVTTLGRGGSDTTAVALAAALEADVCEIYTDVDGIFTADPRIVPNARHITRITYEEMLELAACGAKVLHLRSVEYARRAGLPIHVRSSYSTNTGTMVTGSMEDLPVEQALITGVAHDRSEAKITIVGVPDEPGAAARIFDTVAGAEINIDMIVQNVSTEGTGRTDISFTLPKADGPTAMTALSKIQETVKFKGLLYDDHVGKVSLIGAGMRSHPGVAAGFFAALGAAGVNIEMISTSEIRVSVVCRDTDLDKAVRAIHDAFELGGDTEAVVYAGTGR; encoded by the coding sequence GTGGCACTCGTGGTGCAGAAGTACGGCGGGTCCTCCGTCGCCAACGCCGAGCGGATCAAGCGGGTGGCCGAGCGCATCGTGGCCGCGCGCAAGGCCGGCGACGACGTGGTCGTGGTGGTGTCCGCCATGGGCGACACCACCGACGAGCTGCTCGACCTCGCCAACCAGGTCAGCCCGCTGCCGCCCGGCCGCGAGCTGGACATGCTGCTCACCGCCGGGGAGCGGATCTCCATGGCGCTGCTCGCCATGGCCATCCACAACCTGGGGTACGAGGCCCGCTCGTTCACCGGTTCCCAGGCGGGCGTGATCACCACCTCGGTGCACGGCCGGGCCCGGATCATCGACGTGACCCCGGGGCGGCTCAAGGGCGCGCTGGACGAGGGCGCGGTGGTCATCGTCGCCGGCTTCCAGGGCGTCTCGCAGGACACCAAGGACGTCACCACGCTCGGGCGGGGCGGCTCGGACACCACCGCCGTGGCGCTCGCCGCCGCGCTGGAGGCGGACGTCTGCGAGATCTACACCGACGTGGACGGCATCTTCACCGCCGACCCGCGGATCGTGCCGAACGCCCGGCACATCACCCGGATCACCTACGAGGAGATGCTGGAACTGGCCGCCTGCGGCGCGAAGGTGCTGCATCTGCGCAGCGTCGAGTACGCACGGCGCGCGGGCTTGCCGATCCACGTCCGTTCGTCATACTCGACCAACACCGGCACGATGGTCACCGGATCGATGGAGGACCTTCCTGTGGAACAGGCACTGATCACCGGCGTCGCCCACGACCGCAGCGAAGCGAAGATCACGATCGTCGGCGTGCCCGACGAGCCGGGCGCCGCCGCGCGCATCTTCGACACGGTCGCCGGCGCGGAGATCAACATCGACATGATCGTGCAGAACGTGTCCACCGAGGGCACCGGCCGCACCGACATCTCGTTCACGCTGCCCAAGGCGGACGGCCCGACCGCGATGACCGCGCTCAGCAAGATCCAGGAGACGGTCAAGTTCAAGGGCCTGCTCTACGACGACCACGTCGGCAAGGTCAGCCTGATCGGCGCCGGCATGCGCTCGCACCCGGGCGTGGCCGCCGGCTTCTTCGCCGCCCTCGGCGCGGCCGGCGTCAACATCGAGATGATCTCCACCTCGGAGATCCGGGTCTCCGTGGTCTGCCGGGACACCGATCTGGACAAGGCGGTCCGCGCCATCCACGACGCCTTCGAGCTGGGTGGTGACACCGAAGCCGTCGTCTACGCCGGCACCGGGCGGTAA
- a CDS encoding ArsR/SmtB family transcription factor, protein MSELRFTPADVAGVRFGVSPANETVMSMWALADPARYPVHLGWIDRARTTLRRPEVAERVRPLVELAWPRRWLPDFLTPAARPGVEMDGQLDRIAATPPDVVVEDLLATVPRRPLGRYGQALLADPAGLLPQLVEAVRVWYDEAIAPDWPRMRALLDADVAYRAAQLAEGGAGQLFERLHPSLRWLGDRVVSDDPFERDFDLRGRGLALSPSVFSDRRVLWNLLEDSPPVGAYPVRAVGTLWERGAEPAGDALARVVGGGRAALLRLLDAACTTTDLARLTGLSAGAVSQHLSALHAAGLVTRSRVGRHVLYRNTEVGAALLRAARGG, encoded by the coding sequence ATGTCCGAGTTGCGGTTCACGCCGGCCGACGTCGCGGGCGTGCGGTTCGGTGTCTCGCCTGCAAACGAGACGGTGATGAGCATGTGGGCGCTCGCCGACCCGGCCCGCTACCCGGTGCACCTGGGGTGGATCGACCGGGCCCGGACGACGCTGCGCCGCCCGGAGGTGGCCGAGCGGGTCCGCCCGCTCGTGGAGCTGGCCTGGCCGCGCCGCTGGCTGCCGGACTTCCTCACCCCCGCCGCCCGGCCCGGGGTGGAGATGGACGGCCAGCTCGACCGGATCGCGGCGACGCCGCCGGACGTGGTGGTCGAGGACCTGCTGGCGACCGTCCCGCGCCGGCCGCTGGGCCGGTACGGGCAGGCGTTGCTCGCCGACCCGGCCGGGCTGCTGCCGCAGCTCGTCGAGGCGGTGCGGGTCTGGTACGACGAGGCGATCGCTCCCGACTGGCCGCGCATGCGGGCGCTGCTCGACGCCGACGTGGCGTACCGGGCGGCCCAGCTCGCCGAGGGCGGCGCGGGGCAGCTGTTCGAGCGGCTCCACCCCAGCCTGCGGTGGCTCGGTGACCGGGTGGTCAGCGACGACCCGTTCGAGCGGGACTTCGACCTGCGGGGGCGGGGACTGGCGCTGAGCCCGAGCGTGTTCAGCGACCGGCGGGTGCTGTGGAACCTGCTGGAGGATTCGCCACCCGTCGGGGCGTACCCGGTGCGGGCGGTCGGGACGCTGTGGGAGCGCGGAGCCGAACCGGCCGGCGACGCGCTGGCCCGGGTGGTCGGCGGCGGCCGGGCCGCGTTGCTGCGCCTGCTGGACGCGGCGTGCACCACCACGGACCTCGCCCGGCTCACCGGGCTGTCCGCCGGGGCCGTGTCCCAGCACCTCTCCGCGCTGCATGCCGCCGGTCTCGTCACCCGCTCCCGGGTGGGGCGGCACGTGCTCTACCGCAACACCGAGGTCGGCGCCGCGCTGCTCCGCGCGGCACGGGGCGGCTGA